The Parafrankia irregularis genome contains a region encoding:
- a CDS encoding sensor histidine kinase has translation MPIFVSAVLRPAVFTRWLHLAMGGVFAGMCVMVVPGFDESLPRTLVSCLISPLPVLAVAALVPATRHAEGVQARWLLRPAESGAISLSPSRARSDRLRTGLWLFIRVWLGVAVLALTVNSVLLAGRLALAPFRPEPLQATGIRVLSADGRLLGPFLVPPLILALLGVIAAVGVFQARAARALLGPSAAERLAEVEYRAEQLLERNRLAAELHDSIGHALTLTILQAGAARGLAATDPEFVHRALTVIEDAGRRALGDLERTLAVLRDADDGPRARPTLAELDTLLDNARTAGTPILAAISPRIDGVPGVVSREAYRILQEAVTNVLRHAPGGPVTIDVVVDDVCLELRVVSLLPARSAGPPRQGGKGLRGARERAILLGGDFSAKPQNDNWILEARLPLVLGSDVQAVPGDGASPSGSRGSGAGRAPPIDVDLLGCVGGSSSRCARVSCPVRGFGPGE, from the coding sequence ATGCCGATCTTCGTCTCCGCCGTGTTGCGGCCCGCGGTCTTCACGCGCTGGCTGCACCTGGCCATGGGCGGGGTCTTCGCCGGCATGTGCGTCATGGTGGTCCCGGGCTTCGACGAGTCGCTGCCGCGCACCCTGGTCTCCTGCCTGATCTCCCCGCTGCCGGTGCTGGCGGTGGCTGCACTCGTGCCGGCGACCAGGCATGCCGAGGGTGTCCAGGCACGATGGTTGCTGAGGCCGGCGGAAAGCGGCGCGATCAGCCTCTCCCCGTCACGCGCCCGGTCTGACCGGCTGCGGACCGGGCTCTGGTTGTTCATCCGGGTCTGGCTCGGTGTCGCCGTTCTCGCGCTGACGGTCAACTCGGTCCTGCTCGCCGGCCGGCTCGCGCTCGCCCCTTTTCGGCCGGAGCCGCTGCAGGCCACCGGAATCCGGGTGCTTTCCGCGGACGGCCGTCTGTTGGGCCCGTTCCTGGTGCCGCCCCTGATCCTCGCTCTGCTGGGGGTGATCGCCGCGGTCGGTGTGTTTCAGGCTCGAGCGGCCCGCGCTCTGCTCGGCCCGTCTGCGGCGGAGCGGCTGGCCGAGGTCGAGTACCGGGCCGAGCAGCTCCTGGAGCGCAACCGACTCGCCGCGGAGCTGCACGACTCCATCGGCCACGCCCTCACCCTGACCATCCTGCAGGCCGGTGCGGCGAGGGGGCTTGCGGCGACCGATCCCGAGTTCGTCCACCGTGCCCTGACGGTGATCGAGGATGCCGGGCGGCGCGCCCTGGGCGATCTCGAGCGGACGCTGGCAGTGCTGCGTGACGCGGACGACGGGCCGCGAGCCCGTCCCACGCTCGCCGAGCTCGACACCCTGCTGGACAACGCGCGCACCGCCGGAACTCCGATCCTGGCTGCCATCAGTCCGCGGATCGACGGTGTCCCCGGGGTCGTGTCGCGGGAGGCCTACCGGATCCTGCAGGAGGCGGTGACCAACGTGCTGCGGCATGCGCCGGGTGGCCCGGTGACGATCGACGTCGTTGTCGACGACGTCTGTCTGGAGCTGCGTGTCGTCAGTCTGCTGCCCGCCAGGTCCGCCGGTCCACCGAGGCAGGGCGGCAAAGGCCTGCGAGGCGCGAGGGAACGTGCCATTCTCCTCGGCGGCGATTTCAGCGCGAAACCCCAGAACGACAACTGGATCCTCGAAGCCAGGCTGCCTCTCGTCCTGGGATCCGACGTTCAGGCCGTTCCCGGTGATGGGGCGTCTCCGAGCGGCTCGCGCGGCAGCGGCGCGGGCCGTGCCCCACCAATCGACGTTGACCTATTAGGCTGCGTCGGTGGATCGAGCAGCCGATGTGCCCGAGTATCCTGCCCAGTCCGAGGATTCGGCCCGGGTGAATGA
- a CDS encoding class I SAM-dependent methyltransferase: MDRAADVPEYPAQSEDSARVNDYDSFAQAYSAETENSLVNAFYERPAMLDLAGDVAGRRILDAGCGTGPLSAALRDRGAVVTGIDASAEMLALARRRLGSDMALQLVDLRDRLPFTDGAFDDVVASLVLHYLEEWGPTLAELRRVLRPGGRLIASVDHPFVAFMISKPRPDYFATTSYDFSWTLNGQSVPMRFWRKPLHAMTDAFTAAGFRLSSISEPQPDPAARELFPDGFRDLSTRTTFLFFVLEVPPSPATGPVGESAVDHERRQNPPASTENAQ; the protein is encoded by the coding sequence GTGGATCGAGCAGCCGATGTGCCCGAGTATCCTGCCCAGTCCGAGGATTCGGCCCGGGTGAATGACTACGACAGCTTTGCGCAGGCGTACTCGGCGGAGACCGAGAACAGTCTCGTGAACGCGTTCTATGAGCGCCCCGCCATGTTGGACCTGGCCGGAGATGTGGCCGGCCGTCGGATCCTGGACGCGGGCTGCGGCACCGGGCCCCTGTCTGCCGCGCTGCGCGATCGCGGTGCGGTCGTCACCGGCATCGATGCCAGCGCCGAAATGCTGGCGTTGGCCAGGCGACGTCTGGGGAGCGACATGGCCCTGCAGCTGGTCGACCTGCGCGACCGCCTGCCGTTCACCGACGGCGCGTTCGACGACGTGGTCGCGTCACTGGTGCTGCACTATCTGGAGGAATGGGGGCCGACACTGGCCGAGCTGCGGCGAGTCCTCAGGCCCGGCGGCCGGCTGATCGCGTCGGTGGACCATCCTTTCGTGGCCTTTATGATCAGCAAACCTCGGCCTGACTACTTCGCGACCACCAGTTATGACTTCAGCTGGACGCTCAACGGGCAGTCCGTCCCGATGCGGTTCTGGCGCAAGCCGCTGCATGCGATGACCGATGCCTTCACCGCCGCCGGCTTCCGTCTTTCGAGCATCAGCGAGCCGCAGCCCGACCCGGCCGCACGTGAGCTGTTCCCCGACGGCTTCCGTGATCTTTCGACCAGAACCACCTTCCTGTTCTTCGTCCTCGAGGTACCGCCGTCGCCGGCCACGGGCCCGGTCGGCGAATCAGCCGTTGATCACGAGCGGCGTCAGAATCCACCGGCGAGTACCGAAAATGCCCAGTAG
- a CDS encoding response regulator transcription factor translates to MPSSRTQVSALLVDDEELVRVGLRAILESCGEIVVVGEAPDGSQVVPLIRERNPDVVIMDVRMPKVDGLAAIREILREVAEPPKILVLTTFELDDYVYEALRGGASGFLLKRARPEEIIQAVRTIARSDILLFPEAIRHMAGSRRNRAAQETMRRAALTDRESEVLRLISEGLSNNEIASRLYLGAQTVKTHVSSVLAKLGARDRTQAVIIAYESGFVGSGKP, encoded by the coding sequence ATGCCCAGTAGCCGCACCCAGGTCTCAGCGCTCCTCGTGGACGACGAGGAGCTGGTGCGGGTGGGCCTGCGGGCCATCCTGGAGTCGTGTGGCGAGATCGTCGTCGTAGGGGAGGCCCCGGACGGCTCGCAGGTCGTGCCACTGATCCGGGAGAGGAATCCGGACGTCGTCATCATGGACGTCCGCATGCCGAAGGTCGACGGGCTGGCCGCCATTCGGGAAATCCTCAGAGAAGTCGCCGAGCCTCCGAAGATCCTGGTGCTGACCACCTTCGAGCTGGACGACTACGTCTACGAGGCGCTCCGTGGTGGGGCCAGCGGGTTCCTGCTCAAAAGAGCCCGGCCGGAAGAGATCATCCAGGCCGTCCGAACGATTGCCCGCAGCGACATCCTGCTGTTTCCCGAGGCAATCCGACACATGGCGGGCAGCCGGCGGAACCGGGCGGCCCAGGAGACGATGCGACGGGCCGCGCTCACCGATCGGGAGTCCGAAGTGCTTCGACTGATCAGTGAGGGACTGTCCAACAACGAGATCGCCAGCCGGTTGTACCTCGGCGCCCAGACCGTCAAAACCCACGTGAGCAGCGTGCTCGCCAAGCTCGGCGCTCGTGACCGCACCCAGGCGGTCATCATCGCCTACGAATCCGGCTTCGTGGGCTCGGGCAAGCCCTGA